One window of Bactrocera tryoni isolate S06 chromosome 2, CSIRO_BtryS06_freeze2, whole genome shotgun sequence genomic DNA carries:
- the LOC120769242 gene encoding sterol carrier protein 2: MAKSKVYVVGVGMTKFEKPGRRADVCYPDMAKEAITKALQDAKLSFPEIQQAVAGYVYGDSTCGQRAIYGVGMTGIPVYNVNNNCSTGSSALYLAKQIIESGNTDCVLAVGFEKMERGSLSAKYFDRVNPMERHITEMSELTEIGSGPMAAQIFANAGKEHMRKYGTKPEHFGKIAWKNHKHSVNNPYSQFRDEYTLEQIMRSPEVVEGILTKLQCCPTSDGSGAAILASEQFVRRHGLESQAVEIVGMEMATDPESTFADKSLIKIAGYDMTRLAAQRLFAKSNYKPQDVNVVELHDCFSANELITYEALGLCEEGKAGELIDRGDNTYGGKYVVNPSGGLISKGHPLGATGLAQCAELCWQLRGLADKRQVAGCKLALQHNLGLGGAVVIALYRLGFPAAAAGNVSNNLTAANTAANGEGFQVTPLLKLLEIAMQEDKDNLIEKVRAVYGFKVTNGPNGQIGFWVINAKEGKGKIIFNGTDKCDVTFTINDADVTELLTGKLPPQKAFFQGKIKIQGNMGMAMKLLELQKSAQSRIDTLRAKL; this comes from the exons TTTGAAAAACCGGGTCGGCGTGCGGATGTATGTTACCCAGATATGGCAAAGGAAGCAATTACTAAAGCTCTACAGGATGCAAAACTTAGCTTTCCAGAGATACAGCAAGCGGTCGCCGGGTATGTCTATGGAGATTCCACCTGTGGACAACGTGCAATATATGGTGTCGGTATGACGGGCATTCCAGTCTATAATGTCAACAATAACTGTTCCACTGGCTCCAGTGCACTTTATTTGGCTAAGCAAATTATTGAGTCGGGTAACACTGATTGTGTACTGGCTGTGGGTTTCGAAAAGATGGAGCGTGGGTCACTATCCGCTAAA TACTTTGATCGCGTTAACCCCATGGAGCGACACATTACTGAAATGTCAGaacttactgaaattggcaGTGGCCCAATGGCAGCCCAAATTTTTGCTAATGCTGGAAAAGAGCATATGCGCAAGTATGGCACAAAACCGGAGCACTTCGGTAAAATCGCTTGGAAGAATCACAAGCATTCGGTGAATAACCC TTATTCTCAGTTCCGAGATGAATACACGCTGGAGCAGATTATGCGTTCGCCGGAGGTGGTAGAGGGAATACTTACAAAACTTCAATGTTGTCCCACATCAGACGGTTCGGGCGCTGCAATTTTAGCGTCTGAACAATTCGTACGCCGGCATGGCTTAGAATCACAAGCTGTGGAAATCGTAGGCATGGAAATGGCTACCGACCCCGAATCTACTTTTGCTGACAAAAGTCTCATAAAAATCGCCGGTTACGATATGACACGTTTAGCAGCTCAACGTCTTTTTGCTAAATCGAACTACAAACCCCAGGATGTAAATGTGGTTGAATTGCATGATTGCTTCTCAGCAAATGAGCTGATCACATACGAAGCCTTAGGTTTGTGTGAGGAAGGCAAAGCTGGTGAATTAATTGATCGCGGTGACAACACTTACGGGGGCAAATACGTCGTTAATCCCAGTGGAGGATTGATTTCCAAGGGACATCCTTTGGGCGCCACCGGTTTGGCACAGTGTGCGGAGCTATGTTGGCAGCTGCGTGGTTTGGCTGACAAACGACAGGTAGCTGGTTGCAAGCTGGCATTGCAACACAATTTAGGTCTTGGCGGCGCAGTGGTTATAGCTTTGTATCGCCTTGGCTTTCCAGCAGCAGCCGCGGGAAACGTTAGTAACAATTTAACCGCAGCAAATACTGCTGCCAATGGTGAGGGGTTTCAAGTAACGCCATTGCTTAAACTACTAGAAATTGCCATGCAAGAAGACAAGGACAATCTTATTGAAAAAGTGCGTGCTGTATATGGTTTTAAAGTCACAAACGGTCCAAATGGCCAGATTGGCTTTTGGGTCATTAATGCTAAAGAGGGCAAAGGCAAAATTATCTTTAATGGCACTG ataaATGTGACGTTACATTCACCATCAACGATGCTGATGTTACCGAATTGCTCACAGGCAAACTGCCGCCGCAGAAAGCGTTTTTCCAAGGCAAGATTAAGATTCAAGGCAATATGGGCATGGCAATGAAACTTTTGGAACTACAAAAATCAGCACAATCTCGCATCGATACATTGCGAGCAAAGTTGTAA